The sequence TTCGCCGCCGAGCTGGCGGCAGAGGCCGGCTTCGACGCTCTCGCCGGAGCGGGTGGTCCCGACGGCCCAGATGCTGCCGTCGCTCTCCTCGATGACGACGACCTTCGGCAGCCCGCGCGGCGGCGGACCTGCGGTCACCTCACCGGAGCGGGCGTCGAAGACGCCCTCGTGGCAGGGGCAGTACAGCTCGCCCTCCCGGCCCCGGTCCTTGCGCCAGAGCACGGCGCAGGCGAGGTGGGTGCAGACGGCGGAGTAGCCGACGAGGGTGCCGTCGTCGAGGCGGACGGCGACGGCCCGGTCCTCCTCGCCCGGGTAGCGGAAGGCGATGGACTCGCCGGGCGGGAGGCTTTGGGCGATGCGTTTGGCCTCGGGGGCCTTGCCGTCCTCGCCGTCGCCGTGGCGGTGCAGGATGCCCGCCGCCACACCGATGCCACCGAGGGCGAGGCCGCCGGAGACGGTGGTGACGATCCGGAGGTAGTCGCGCCGGGTGGTGAGGGAGTCGGCGGCGATCCGGTCCTGGAGCGCCTCGCGCGGGTCTCCGCCGGCCGGGTGGTCCCCGCCCTGCTGCTGTTCGGTGACGCTCATCGGCGGACGTCCTTCCCGTTGATCTCGACGACGGGCAGCCCGCCGGGGACCGGCCACCGCACCTTCTCGGCGGGGACGACCATGGCCACGCCGGTGCGGACCTCGGTCTCGCCGAAGACGAAGGTGTCGGCGACCTGGACGCCGGGGCGCTCGGCCTGGAGCTCCTCGACGGTCCCGTAGAAGAGCGCCCCGGTCGGGCAGACGGTGGCGCACATGGGGGCGAGGCCATAGGCGGTGCGGTCGTAGCAGAGGTTGCACTTCAGCTGGAGCTTCGCGCCCAGGTCGATCTTCGGTACGCCGAAGGGGCAGGCGTTGACGCAGTTGGCGCAGCCGATGCAGCGGGTGGTGTCGGCCTGCTGCACCACACCGTCGGCGGTCACCAGGATCGCGTCGGCGGGACAGACCTCGGCGCAGGGGGCGACCGGGTCCTCGCAGTGCATGCAGACGGTCGGAAGGGAGGCGACGGAGTGGCCCTCGTCGGTGTAGTCGAGGTGGATCATCGACTTGCCCCGGTGCGAGTCGCATTCGCGGCAGGCCGAGACACAGGCCTGGCAGCCGATGCAGCGCCCCGGGTCGATGAAGATCGTGCGGCCCATCATGGGGACTCAGCTCCTCTCCGAGGTGCCACGGCCCTGGGGAGACGTGGGAGGCAGCGGGTCGGTACGGGAGACCTGGGTCTCCGGGTAGGCGACATGGCCCGGGGCGACCGGGGGCGCGGGGACCTCGTCGATCCGGTCGGCGTGCTCGATGCGGCAGGCGCACACCTTGTACTCGGGGATCTTGGAGCGGGGGTCGAGGGCGTCGATGGTGAGGGCGTTGGCCGCGGTGGGGACGGGCCAGTGGTACGGCACGAAGACGGTGTCGGGGCGGATCGCCTCGGTGACCAGGGCGGGGAAGACCTCGCTGCCGCGCCGGGTGACGATCCGTACGGGCTCGCCGTTGCGGAAGCCGTGGGAGGGGTGGATCTCCGCCCAGGGGCGCGGGGTCTGCTCCACGAGGGCGCCGAGCCTGCGGGTCTGGTTGCCGGAGAGGAAGTGGGCGACGGTCCGGCCGGTGGTGAGCGACATGGGGTGCTCGTCGTCGTACGGGTCCATCGGCGGGTGCCATTCGACGACCTGGAGGTGGATCCTGCCGTCGGGGTGATAGGTCCTCCCGTCCTCGAAGAGGCGCGGGGTGCCGGGGTGGTCGGTGGAGGGGCAGGGCCAGGCGATACCGCCGGTCTCCTCCAGCCGTTCGTAGGTGATGCCGTAGTAGTCGTTGACCGTGCCGGCGGAGGCGATGCGCAGCTCGTCGAAGACCGCCCGGGAGTCGGGGAAGTCGAACTTGTCCCCGGCGCCGAGGCGGCGGGCCAGCTCGCACATCACCCAGGTGTCGGTGCGGACGCCGGGCGGCGGGTCCTGGGCCTTGTTGTGCTTGACCACCCGGGCCTCGGCGTTGGCCATCACCCCTTCGTCCTCGGCCCAGGTGGTGACGGGGAAGACGACATGCGCGTTGGCGGCGGTCTCGGAGAGGAAGAAGTCGAATTGGGCGTGGAACTCGGTGGCGTCGTACCCCTCCTTGACCACCCGGTAGTTGGGCAGGGAGACGAAGGGGTTGTTGCAGATGCCGATCAGGCCGCGGATCTCGCGGCGCTGCATCTGCCAGACCATTTCCATCATGGAGGTCCCGGCGGGCGGGAGTTCGGACTCCTCGATGCCCCAGATCTCGCAGATCTGACGGCGGTGCTCCTCGTTCATGATGGAGCGGCCGCCGGGCAGGAGGTCGGACTTCTGGCCGTGCTCGCGGCCGCCCTGCCCGTTGCCCTGGCCGGTGAGTGTGCCGTATCCGGCGCCGGGCTTGCCGATGTGGCCGGTGGCGGCGCAGAGGCTGATCACGGAGAGGCAGTTCTCGACGCCCTGCGAGTGGTGCTCGATGCCCCGGGCGTGCCAGGCCATGGCCTTGGGCGCGCGGGCGAAGGTGCGGGCGACCTGGACGATCTGCTCGGCGGGGATGCCGCAGATCTTGGCGGAGCGGGAGGGCGGATATTCGGCCGCCTTGGCCTTGACCTCCTCCCAGCCGGTGGTGTGGGCGGCGAGGAAGTTCTCGTCGGTGAGCCCTTCGGCGATGACGACGTTCAGTACGGAGGTGAAGAAGGCCGAGTCGGTGCCGGGCTTGAGGGCGACATGGATGTCGGCGGTCCGGGCGATGGCGGTCTCGCGCGGGTCGACGACGATGAGGCTGGCCCCGCGGTCCCGGGCTCCCCAGACGTACTGGGTCATCACGGGGAAGCACTCGCCGACGTTGGATCCGGCGATGAGCAGGCAGTCGGTGAGGAGGATGTCGGAGAAGGGGTTGCCGGCCCGGTCGATGCCGAAGGCGAGCTTGTTGGCGCCCGCCGCGCTGACCATGCAGAGGCGGCCGTTGTAGTCGACGTGCCGGGACTTGAGGGCGACCCGGGCGAACTTGCCCACCAGATACGTCTTCTCGGAGAAGAGGCTGGCGCCGCCGAGCAGCCCGAAGGCGTCGTTGCCGTACGTCTGCTGGATGCGCTTGACCTCGGCGACGGTGAAGTCCAGCGCCTCCTCCCAGGAGACCTCCCGGAACTCCTCGTCGCGGGAGCAGCGCATCAGCGGGGCGGTGAGCCGGTCGGGGTGGTTGACCTGCTGGTAGGCGTTGATGCCCTTGGGGCAGAGCCGCATCCGGTTGATGTCGTGGTTGCGGGGTTCGACGCCGAAGACCTTGCCGCCGCGGTCCACCCGCAGATACATCCCGCACTGGACGCCGCAGAAGCAGCAGTGGGTGGGCACCAGCGTCTCGCCGTTCTGGTCGGCGTGCCACTGGTCGGCCGGGATGCCGCCCGCGTCCCGGAAGGCGCGGGTGCCGGGCGGGGCGAGGGAGGGGTCGAGGGGGATGAAGGTGCGGCGGTCGGCGGCGGCTCGCGGTTCCGCGGTCACTTGAAGCCCTTCTTCACATGGGAGAGGTAGGCACTGCCGCGCAGCACCCGCTTGCAGCGCGGGCAGTATTCGGCCCAGGCGTCGAAGTCGAGTCGCAGGTCACGCATGGTGCCGCGCAGGTTCTCGACGTACGGGCCGGTGTCGACGGGTTCCTCGCAGCGGCGGCAGGCGAAGACCTGGTCGTCCTGGCGGCCGGTGTACTTGAACAGCTGCATGCCGACCGCGGCCGGGCGCTGGACGATGTGGAAGAACTTGCCGAACGGGATGTAGATGAGGGTGAAGACCACTGAGACCATGTGGAGGATCGCCAGGAACTGGTAGCCGCCGCCGTGCAGGAAGATCGAGGAGAAGGTGAGCAGCAGCCCGGTCACGGAGATGACGATCAGCGCGATCAGCGGCACCAGGTCGTAGGCGAAGCGCTGGCCGGTCGTGGCGCCTCGGTCCTTCATCCGGCGCCAGAGGAAGTACGAGGCGCCGGGGATGACGAGGACGGCGGCGATGTCGAGGCCGTGGAACATCAGCCAGCCGAGGACGGAGAGCGAGTCGAAGCCGAGGATCTTGACGCCCCAGATCCGCATCTCGTAGCCGGGCCCCGAACCACTGCCGGAGGTGAAGGTGAACCAGCCCCAGGTGAGCGGGAAGGTGATCAGCGCGGCGAGGATGCAGCCCCAGAAGATCAGCTGGTGGGCGGCCCAGCGGGCGTGGGAGCGGGCGCCGAGGAACTTCTGGAAGCCGAGATAGGTGGCGATCATCTTCGGCAGGGCGGTGGGGGCCCGGCGGAAGTTCTCGTACGAGAAGAGGTTGCGCCAGCCCTGTTTGAAGAGGCGTCGGGCGCCGGGGGCGGAGATCCAGACCGTGTAGCGGTAGGCGACGCCGAAGGCGAGGAAGACCGTGGCCACGGCGTACGGGAGCAGCGCCGAGTCGAAGTTGCGGAGCATCCGGCTGCCGAGCACGATCGCGAGGATCAGCAGGGCGGAGACCACCACTCCGGCCAGGGTTGCCCGGGCGGTGACCGAACGGGGGCCGGTGGGGGCGGGGGACGTGCCCGGCCCGGAGTCGCTGGGGGAATCCGGTTCGGCTGCGGAAGCTTCTGACGGCTCGGTCACTCGGCCACCGTAGGACCGTTTACGGCAATTGGACCCGTTTTGGGCGGTAAGGGGGTGAGGGGGTCGCCCGGACAGGCGCAGGGTGGTTGGGGCCGGGGGCGGCGGGGTGGGGAGCGGCGGTGGGGCGGACGCCCGGGCCGCGGCTGGGGGGCGGGCCGGGGCGGGGGGCCAGGGCCGGGGCTGGGGTGCGGGGTCGGGCGGACAGGCGCCGGGGCCGCCGGTACGTGCGGTTCGGAGCGTACGAGGGGCGCCGGTACGGTCGGAGCGCACGAGGGCCGCCGGTACGTTCTGAGCGTACGTAGGGGCCGCCGGTACGGTCGGAGCGTACGTACGAGCCCGCGGTTGCTCGCGGGCGTCGACCCGAGGAGCGCACGATGACCGCCGAGGACCCGCACCCGCCGCTGCCGGACGACCCGTCGCCGGAGGGCGGACCGTCACCGGCGGCCGCCCCCTTGCTGGACGCGCTGACCGATGTGGCCGGGGTGCGGGTGGGGCATGCGGAGGTGGGCGGGGCCGGGGCGTTGAGCGGGACGACCGTGGTGCTGGCGCCGGAGGGCGGGGCGGTGGCGGCCGTGGACGTACGGGGTGGCGGGCCGGGGACCCGGGAGACGGACGCGCTGGACCCGCGCAACCTGGTGCAGCGGGTCGACGCGGTCGTCCTCACGGGCGGCAGCGCGTACGGACTCGACGCCGCCTCCGGGGTGGTGGCCTGGCTGGAGGAGCAGGGGCGGGGCGTCCGGGTCGGCGCGGACCCCGCCCAGGTGGTCCCGGTCGTTCCGGCGGCGGCCCTCTTCGACCTCGGCCGGGGCGGCGACTGGCGGGCCCGCCCCGACGCGTCGACCGGCCGGGCCGCGGTGGAGGCGGCGGCCGCCTCCGCACCGGGGTCCCCGGTCGCCGAGGGGAGCGTGGGCGCGGGTACGGGCGCGGTGGCCGGGCAGCTCAAGGGCGGCATCGGCACGGCCAGCGTGCGGCTCGCCTCCGGGGCCACCGTCGCCGCCCTGGTCGCGGTGAACGCGGCGGGCTCGGTCCTCGACCCCCGTACCGGAGTGCTGTTCGGGGAGTACGGGGCCGGGGAGCCGCCCGCGTACCCGGCGGCCGCGACGCATGCGGCGGCGGTGCGGAGGCTGGAGCAGGCCCAGGAGGCGAGGGAGGCGGCCGACGGCGGGGTCCCGCCGTTCAACACCACGATCGCGGTCGTCGCGACGGACGCGGACCTCGTGCGGGCCCAGGCGCAGAAGCTGGCGGGCACCACGCACGACGGCATGGCCCGCGCGGTGCGCCCGGTCCATCTGCTTACCGACGGGGACACCGTCTTCGCGCTGGCCACGGGGCGGGTGCCGGTGGAGCCGGGGAACCCGGTCGCGGTCAACGAGATCCTCGCGGCGGGCGCCGATGTGCTGGCCCGCGCCATCGTGAAGGCGGTGCGCGCGGCCCGGAGCGTCCGGGGGCCGGGCGGCACGTTCCTCGCGTACTCAGACCTGTACGGGGAGGGGCCGGACGGCGGAGGGCCGAACGGCAAGGGATAGGGAGGCGCAGGGCCGGACGGCACGGCCCGAAGCGTAGGAGCGCCGGGGGCGCGCGGCACGGTCGCAGGGGCGCGCGGGCGCCCGACTCGCAACCATGGCAAGGGAGTTCACCCCCAACCGCCCGAAATGCGCCGGGAACAGACGGGGAACTTATCTCAGGCGCCTTACGTTTTTACGAACCCCGGTCACGATGGCGGAGCCAGGGACTACGTTAAGCACGCACCAAGTAACACGCGGCGACGGCCTGGAGACAGCACCTTGAGCGATCCGTACGAGACAACCGAGCAGCACCTCGACCGACTCCTGCGACGCGCCCTCAACTCTTTCGACCTCCCCGACAGCACGGTCGACCTGCTCGGTTCGGCGCTGGCGCACAGCAGTTCACTGCACTCGTCGCACCACAGCCCCGTCCTGCACCGGGAGACCTACCGCCACACCTATCTCCTCAGCGACGGTTCCGACGTGACCCTGTGGGAGCTGGTGCACAGCGGCGGGCGCGACGAGCAGATCCCCCGCCGCCACGAGCTCTACGCCGACGAGGGCGACGCCCACATCGCCGCGGCCCGGCTCGCCGGGAGCTTCTCCGACACCCCGGCCTTCGGCGACGAGGAGAGCCGGGCGGAGCTGGAGATCCTCACGGTCCTGATGTCCGCTCCCCCGGCCCCGGCGCCCCGGACGTACGCCCCCGACAATTCGGCCGACCACGCCCGCCGCGTCCTGCGCCGCGCGGAGAACGGTGACCGGCCGGACGAGGCGAAGGCGCGGCTGCTCCGGTCCGCCTTCGCCCACCACATCACCCAGATCTTCGGCCGCCAGTGCCAAGTGGGCGGCCAGGAAGCCGGGTTCACGCTCTACGAGCACGCCTTCCTGCTGCTGGACGGCAGTGAGACGAGCCTGTGGGAGGTGGAGCACACGGCGACCCCCGACGGCCGCCACATGTGCGAGGTGTACGAGGACGAGCACACGGCCCGGGCGGCGATGGAGAGCCGCACCAGGATCTGCTGACCCCCCTGGTGCGGCTCGCCCCGTCGCCGCTGGGCCCTTCGGTGCCGGCCTCGGCGAGCGCGCCCGTCAGCCGTGCAGCGCCGGTTCCTTGGTGAGCGGGCCGTCGCCGACCGCCTCGCCCTCCGCGTGCGCCTTCGGCCGGGCCGGCAGCGCGAACATCAGCAGGAAGATCACCGCGAGCACCCCGGCCACCCACCACAGCGACTGCTGGAACGCGTCCACGAACGCCGGGCCGATCTCCTGCGGTGCCGGCTGGTCGCCGATCGCACCGAAGAAGACCACCGAGACCAGGCCGAGGCCGAGCGCGGTGCCCATCTGCTGCACGGTGTTGATCAGCCCGGACGCCGAACCCGCGTGCTGCTTGGGGACCTCGGAGAGCACCGCGTCGGTCAGCGGCGCCACGATCAGCCCCATCCCGACGCCCATGACGACCAGCGGCAGCGCCATCTGCCAGGAGGTGATGGCCATGCCGTAGTGCTCGGCCTCCCAGAGGTAGGTCAGCAGCCCGGCGGCCATCAGGAGCGCGCCCGCCTGGAGGACCTTGCGGCCGAAGCGGGGCACCAGCTTCTGTACGGAGATTCCGGCGGCCACCGAGACGGCGACGGAGAACGGGATGCCCGTCGTACCGGCCCGCAGGGCGCTCCAGCCCAGGCCCATCTGCATGTACAGCGTCCAGACCAGGAAGAAGATGCCGAGGGCGACGCCGAAGGTGAGCTGCACGGCGATGCCCGCGGCGAAGCTCTTGACCCGGAACAGGGACAGTTCGATCAGCGGTGAGCCGTCGACGGCCGCCTTCTGCCGCTGGTGCAGGACGAGGAGCGCGAAGACGAAGAGGCTGCCCACCATCGAGAAGTGGCCCCAGAGCGGCCAGTCCAGCTCGTGCCCGCGGGTGAGCGGGTAGATGAGCATCAGCATGGCGAGCGTGACCAGGCCTACGCCCACCAGGTCCAGCCGCATGGCCTTGGGGGCCTTGGACTCGGTGATGAACTTGGCGCCGAGGACCAGGCCGGCGATCCCGACGGGCAGGTTGATCAGGAAGATCGGCCGCCATTGGAGGCCGAAGAGGTTCCACTCGGTGAGCAGCGCACCCAGCAGCGGGCCGGAGACCGCGCCGAGGCCGACGATCGCGCCGAAGAGGCCGAAGACCTTGCCGCGCTCGTGCGCCGGGAAGGTGGCGTGCACGATCGAGAGGACCTGGGGCACCATCAGGGCCGCCGTCGCACCCTGGAGGATGCGGGCGGCGACCAGTATCTCCGGGTTGGGCGCCAGGCCGCAGAGGGCCGAGGCGACCGTGAACCCGGCGATGCCGACGAGGAAGAGCCGCTTGCGCCCGTAGATGTCGCCGAGCCGGCCGCCCGTGATCAGTCCGGCCGCGAACGCGAGCGCGTACCCGGCGGTGATCCACTGGATCGCGGAGACGGAGGCGTCGATGTCCCGGCTGATGCTCGGGATCGCGATGTTGACGATCGTGACGTCGACCAGGTCCATGAAGGCCGCGGTCATCACGATGGCCAGGGCGAACCAGCGACGCCGGTCGGCCGGGGCCTCCGGCGAGGGTGGTGCGGTGGGCAGGGCGGAGTTCGGCGCCGGGTCCGGCAGCGCTGCGGAAGAAGACATGGGAAGAAGCTATGCGTCCATTAGGACTGATCGTGACCTGATGGGCGCGCATCCTGAATCCATGACCGACACCCCGGCACGACTGCTGAAGCTGCTGTCGCTCCTCCAGACGC is a genomic window of Streptomyces sp. SID8374 containing:
- a CDS encoding Rieske (2Fe-2S) protein, with product MSVTEQQQGGDHPAGGDPREALQDRIAADSLTTRRDYLRIVTTVSGGLALGGIGVAAGILHRHGDGEDGKAPEAKRIAQSLPPGESIAFRYPGEEDRAVAVRLDDGTLVGYSAVCTHLACAVLWRKDRGREGELYCPCHEGVFDARSGEVTAGPPPRGLPKVVVIEESDGSIWAVGTTRSGESVEAGLCRQLGGERPDIAARIGCPDIGGGAESPPRAPGPGASRTADATEAPGGRA
- a CDS encoding 4Fe-4S dicluster domain-containing protein → MMGRTIFIDPGRCIGCQACVSACRECDSHRGKSMIHLDYTDEGHSVASLPTVCMHCEDPVAPCAEVCPADAILVTADGVVQQADTTRCIGCANCVNACPFGVPKIDLGAKLQLKCNLCYDRTAYGLAPMCATVCPTGALFYGTVEELQAERPGVQVADTFVFGETEVRTGVAMVVPAEKVRWPVPGGLPVVEINGKDVRR
- a CDS encoding molybdopterin oxidoreductase family protein, yielding MTAEPRAAADRRTFIPLDPSLAPPGTRAFRDAGGIPADQWHADQNGETLVPTHCCFCGVQCGMYLRVDRGGKVFGVEPRNHDINRMRLCPKGINAYQQVNHPDRLTAPLMRCSRDEEFREVSWEEALDFTVAEVKRIQQTYGNDAFGLLGGASLFSEKTYLVGKFARVALKSRHVDYNGRLCMVSAAGANKLAFGIDRAGNPFSDILLTDCLLIAGSNVGECFPVMTQYVWGARDRGASLIVVDPRETAIARTADIHVALKPGTDSAFFTSVLNVVIAEGLTDENFLAAHTTGWEEVKAKAAEYPPSRSAKICGIPAEQIVQVARTFARAPKAMAWHARGIEHHSQGVENCLSVISLCAATGHIGKPGAGYGTLTGQGNGQGGREHGQKSDLLPGGRSIMNEEHRRQICEIWGIEESELPPAGTSMMEMVWQMQRREIRGLIGICNNPFVSLPNYRVVKEGYDATEFHAQFDFFLSETAANAHVVFPVTTWAEDEGVMANAEARVVKHNKAQDPPPGVRTDTWVMCELARRLGAGDKFDFPDSRAVFDELRIASAGTVNDYYGITYERLEETGGIAWPCPSTDHPGTPRLFEDGRTYHPDGRIHLQVVEWHPPMDPYDDEHPMSLTTGRTVAHFLSGNQTRRLGALVEQTPRPWAEIHPSHGFRNGEPVRIVTRRGSEVFPALVTEAIRPDTVFVPYHWPVPTAANALTIDALDPRSKIPEYKVCACRIEHADRIDEVPAPPVAPGHVAYPETQVSRTDPLPPTSPQGRGTSERS
- a CDS encoding MFS transporter — encoded protein: MTEPSEASAAEPDSPSDSGPGTSPAPTGPRSVTARATLAGVVVSALLILAIVLGSRMLRNFDSALLPYAVATVFLAFGVAYRYTVWISAPGARRLFKQGWRNLFSYENFRRAPTALPKMIATYLGFQKFLGARSHARWAAHQLIFWGCILAALITFPLTWGWFTFTSGSGSGPGYEMRIWGVKILGFDSLSVLGWLMFHGLDIAAVLVIPGASYFLWRRMKDRGATTGQRFAYDLVPLIALIVISVTGLLLTFSSIFLHGGGYQFLAILHMVSVVFTLIYIPFGKFFHIVQRPAAVGMQLFKYTGRQDDQVFACRRCEEPVDTGPYVENLRGTMRDLRLDFDAWAEYCPRCKRVLRGSAYLSHVKKGFK
- a CDS encoding P1 family peptidase yields the protein MTAEDPHPPLPDDPSPEGGPSPAAAPLLDALTDVAGVRVGHAEVGGAGALSGTTVVLAPEGGAVAAVDVRGGGPGTRETDALDPRNLVQRVDAVVLTGGSAYGLDAASGVVAWLEEQGRGVRVGADPAQVVPVVPAAALFDLGRGGDWRARPDASTGRAAVEAAAASAPGSPVAEGSVGAGTGAVAGQLKGGIGTASVRLASGATVAALVAVNAAGSVLDPRTGVLFGEYGAGEPPAYPAAATHAAAVRRLEQAQEAREAADGGVPPFNTTIAVVATDADLVRAQAQKLAGTTHDGMARAVRPVHLLTDGDTVFALATGRVPVEPGNPVAVNEILAAGADVLARAIVKAVRAARSVRGPGGTFLAYSDLYGEGPDGGGPNGKG
- a CDS encoding DUF6227 family protein, coding for MSDPYETTEQHLDRLLRRALNSFDLPDSTVDLLGSALAHSSSLHSSHHSPVLHRETYRHTYLLSDGSDVTLWELVHSGGRDEQIPRRHELYADEGDAHIAAARLAGSFSDTPAFGDEESRAELEILTVLMSAPPAPAPRTYAPDNSADHARRVLRRAENGDRPDEAKARLLRSAFAHHITQIFGRQCQVGGQEAGFTLYEHAFLLLDGSETSLWEVEHTATPDGRHMCEVYEDEHTARAAMESRTRIC
- a CDS encoding MFS transporter, giving the protein MSSSAALPDPAPNSALPTAPPSPEAPADRRRWFALAIVMTAAFMDLVDVTIVNIAIPSISRDIDASVSAIQWITAGYALAFAAGLITGGRLGDIYGRKRLFLVGIAGFTVASALCGLAPNPEILVAARILQGATAALMVPQVLSIVHATFPAHERGKVFGLFGAIVGLGAVSGPLLGALLTEWNLFGLQWRPIFLINLPVGIAGLVLGAKFITESKAPKAMRLDLVGVGLVTLAMLMLIYPLTRGHELDWPLWGHFSMVGSLFVFALLVLHQRQKAAVDGSPLIELSLFRVKSFAAGIAVQLTFGVALGIFFLVWTLYMQMGLGWSALRAGTTGIPFSVAVSVAAGISVQKLVPRFGRKVLQAGALLMAAGLLTYLWEAEHYGMAITSWQMALPLVVMGVGMGLIVAPLTDAVLSEVPKQHAGSASGLINTVQQMGTALGLGLVSVVFFGAIGDQPAPQEIGPAFVDAFQQSLWWVAGVLAVIFLLMFALPARPKAHAEGEAVGDGPLTKEPALHG